TGAGTATAATAAAATATCACCTCACTTCATCATTAAGCTCTCCTAATAACTGTTAAGGGGAAATCATTCCTGTATTTAAACTATACTTTAAGTTTGATACAATTCGTGGCGTCTTTCACTAGTTAATCATAATAAAATATTAACGTGCTTCATCTTTGTTTACTTACTATAATCTATATGTTAAATTTTTCTAATTATGACTAAAGTTTGAACTATTCTTGAATTGTTTTTGTCACATGTGAATCGAATCACTATGGAGATAAATTTAAAATTTATCTGTTTTAAGAAGACTCTAACTATAAACTATACTGTGCTTTATTTCATTTATATTCTTTATCATACATAATATATATTACCAGTTGAATACTTAGATTCTATGATGATCCATTCCTAATTTGTAATAGAATGTTACCGATCTTGCTAATAAAATAGATAATACTATTAACTTTATAGCAACCACATCCCTCCTGTAATCTCAATATAATTCATTACCATATATTTACATCTCTGTATATAACTGTATTCTTCATAGAAATCGTATCTCCTTCTTTTAATTTAAATTATTTAATATTTTTTTCAAACAAGATCGATCTTTACTAGATTTTCATCTCAGTACACTTTATTTCCATATAATTACAATTGTGTATATAACTGTATTCTATGCGAATATAATATCTCCTTCTTTTTCATTAAAATTATTTAATATTTATCTAAATAATAAAAAACTACCTATTAGAACCTTTAAACAAGGTAATCTAATAGGTAGTTATATACAAATAATATTAATTTACTTTTAAGATAATACTTAGGACATAGTCCAACCGCCGTCAACAGGTAAAGCAACACCTGTTATATATGAAGATAGATCAGATGCTAAGAACAAAGCTGCATTAGCTATATCGTCAGGTTGACCAAACTCATTTAATGGAATAGGTTGTAGAAACATCTCTCTAAGCTGTTCGTCTTCTAGTACCTCTCTAGTCATTTCAGTCTCACCTGTTCCTGGACATATACAGTTAACCCTAATATTATCATCAGCATGGTCTACTGCTAAAGCTTTTGTCAGTGAAACAACAGCTCCTTTTGAAGCAGCATAGGATACTGCATCTGGAAAGCCCATTAAGCCTGCTGCTGAACCTGTATTAATAATAACTCCCCCATCACTATTCTCTTTCATATGTGTTACTGCATATTTACATCCTAAAAAGACACCATCAAGATTAACATCTAATACTCTTTTCCAGTTATCTATATCAATTTCATCAACTTTACCTGGAATATAAATTCCAGCATTATTGAAGAGAATATCTATTCTTCCATATGTATTAATTGCCTCATCTACAAACTTCTTAACATCTTCTGCTTTCGAGACATCACCTTGAACAAATACTGCCTCACCACCATTATCATTAATCTCA
This genomic interval from Selenihalanaerobacter shriftii contains the following:
- a CDS encoding SDR family NAD(P)-dependent oxidoreductase — its product is MLLKEKVAIITGAASGFGKETSKLFADEGAKVIGVDYNEEGQEVIDEINDNGGEAVFVQGDVSKAEDVKKFVDEAINTYGRIDILFNNAGIYIPGKVDEIDIDNWKRVLDVNLDGVFLGCKYAVTHMKENSDGGVIINTGSAAGLMGFPDAVSYAASKGAVVSLTKALAVDHADDNIRVNCICPGTGETEMTREVLEDEQLREMFLQPIPLNEFGQPDDIANAALFLASDLSSYITGVALPVDGGWTMS